Proteins encoded by one window of Streptomyces sp. ALI-76-A:
- a CDS encoding OB-fold nucleic acid binding domain-containing protein, whose translation MSAVPRSEKPAGRFRRMLGRLSSSQEDLESEELREDSATAGCTRIGDCHDRQVVTVAGTLRTVTLRPRAGVPALEAELFDGSAALDVVWLGRRSIVGIEPGRKLIASGRISMSRGRRVLFNPKYELRPLGRE comes from the coding sequence ATGAGTGCTGTTCCTCGTTCCGAGAAGCCGGCGGGCCGGTTCCGGCGCATGCTCGGCCGGCTTTCCTCGTCGCAGGAGGACCTCGAGTCCGAGGAGCTGCGGGAGGATTCCGCGACCGCCGGCTGCACACGAATAGGCGACTGCCACGACCGCCAGGTCGTCACGGTTGCTGGTACCTTGCGCACGGTCACCCTGCGTCCGCGCGCGGGCGTCCCGGCCCTGGAGGCCGAGCTGTTCGACGGCTCCGCCGCCCTGGACGTGGTGTGGCTCGGCAGACGCTCCATCGTGGGGATAGAGCCGGGGCGCAAACTGATCGCATCGGGCCGGATCTCGATGAGCCGGGGCCGCCGGGTGCTGTTCAACCCGAAATACGAACTGAGACCCCTCGGTAGGGAGTAG
- a CDS encoding DUF3710 domain-containing protein yields MFGRRKKKGAAEDAAGEAEQVVDSVDTEADEEEGTRERVRLEPEPRPDGPWDSSEVRDPAEGRVDLGGLFVPGVDGMELRVEVAGDAIVAATVVLRDSAIQLQAFAAPKREGIWGEVREEIGSGITQQGGIIDEVEGPLGWELRAQVPVQLPDGTGGFQVVRFVGVDGPRWFLRGVISGQGAVQPQAAGLLEQIFRDTVVVRGDGPMAPRDPIVLKLPNDAQMVPENVQQQEEGSRFGGGMGQLQRGPEITEVR; encoded by the coding sequence GTGTTCGGACGTCGCAAGAAGAAGGGTGCCGCCGAGGACGCGGCCGGCGAGGCCGAGCAGGTCGTCGACAGTGTCGACACTGAGGCGGACGAGGAAGAGGGCACACGCGAGCGCGTGAGGCTCGAGCCGGAGCCGCGGCCGGACGGGCCGTGGGACAGCTCCGAGGTCCGTGACCCGGCCGAGGGCCGGGTGGACCTGGGCGGTCTGTTCGTGCCGGGCGTCGACGGCATGGAGCTGCGGGTGGAGGTCGCGGGTGACGCGATCGTCGCGGCGACCGTCGTGCTGCGGGACAGTGCCATCCAGTTGCAGGCCTTCGCCGCGCCCAAGCGCGAGGGCATCTGGGGCGAGGTGCGCGAGGAGATCGGTTCCGGCATCACCCAGCAGGGCGGCATCATCGACGAGGTCGAGGGTCCGCTGGGCTGGGAGCTGCGCGCCCAGGTGCCGGTGCAGCTGCCGGACGGCACGGGCGGTTTCCAGGTGGTGCGGTTCGTGGGTGTGGACGGCCCCCGCTGGTTCCTGCGCGGTGTGATCTCGGGTCAGGGTGCGGTGCAGCCGCAGGCGGCCGGGCTGCTGGAGCAGATCTTCCGGGACACCGTCGTGGTGCGCGGGGACGGCCCGATGGCGCCCCGCGACCCGATCGTCCTGAAGCTGCCGAACGACGCGCAGATGGTTCCCGAGAACGTCCAGCAGCAGGAGGAGGGTTCCCGCTTCGGCGGGGGCATGGGGCAGTTGCAGCGTGGTCCGGAGATCACCGAAGTGCGGTAG
- a CDS encoding DUF3159 domain-containing protein, whose translation MTSLDKPTQDAQQDARAVTEAALFEAFGGVRGMVETVLPGLLFVTIYTINKDLHLSAIAALGVSLLLVVVRLVTRDTVKHAFSGVFGVAFGVVFAMMTGNAKDFYLPGMLYTLGLGLAYIITTLCGVPLIGLILGPVFKENLSWRTRNPGRKKAYAKASYAWGAILLAKCAILFPLYWWADTTQLGWVLVALKIPPFLLAVWLTWVFLAKAPAPIDVFAEMEAEEKAEEERKAAAAAEREDATGGRHRREA comes from the coding sequence GTGACGTCGCTCGACAAGCCGACCCAGGACGCGCAGCAGGATGCCCGGGCGGTGACGGAGGCCGCGCTGTTCGAGGCGTTCGGCGGCGTACGGGGCATGGTCGAGACGGTGCTGCCCGGCCTGCTGTTCGTCACCATCTACACGATCAACAAGGACCTGCACCTGTCGGCGATCGCCGCGCTCGGCGTGTCACTGCTGCTCGTCGTGGTCCGCCTGGTGACCCGGGACACCGTCAAGCACGCCTTTAGCGGCGTCTTCGGCGTGGCCTTCGGTGTCGTCTTCGCGATGATGACCGGCAACGCCAAGGACTTCTACCTGCCCGGCATGCTCTACACGCTGGGCCTGGGGCTGGCCTACATCATCACCACGCTGTGCGGTGTCCCGCTGATCGGGCTCATCCTCGGCCCCGTCTTCAAGGAGAACCTCTCCTGGCGCACCCGCAACCCGGGTCGCAAGAAGGCCTACGCGAAGGCCAGTTACGCCTGGGGAGCGATCCTGCTCGCCAAGTGCGCCATCCTCTTCCCGCTGTACTGGTGGGCCGACACCACCCAGCTGGGCTGGGTCCTGGTCGCGCTGAAGATCCCGCCGTTCCTGCTGGCCGTGTGGCTGACGTGGGTGTTCCTGGCGAAGGCGCCCGCTCCCATCGACGTGTTCGCGGAGATGGAGGCGGAGGAGAAGGCCGAGGAGGAGCGGAAGGCGGCGGCCGCCGCGGAGCGCGAGGACGCGACGGGCGGACGGCACCGCCGGGAGGCGTAG
- a CDS encoding alginate lyase family protein: MFTYENGAAVRRTAFLVIVTALVLGVLAPSADRRAEAAPAAFVHPGVTVSRSQLDFARTKVDAGAQPWKGAFDRMLASRYADLNRPPRPRATVECGSYSNPDNGCTDEREDALAAYADALAWYVTRDERYARKAIELMDAWSAVIKDHTNSNAPLQTGWAGSSWPRAAEIIRYTYPGSWANSGRFATMLRNVYLPEVVNGSHSNGNWELSMMEAAVGISVFLEDKASYDKAMAKFRTRTAAFVYLASDGELPKTVPSQNLDTRDKVVRYWQGQSTFVTGLTQETCRDLTHTGYGISAISHVAETGRIQGQDLYGTDVGERLRQALGFQARYELGAAVPSWLCGGSLHLGLGPVTEVGHNALSHRLGMPMTNNRALTERNRPAGSNNLFVAWETLTHGGNPN; encoded by the coding sequence ATGTTCACATACGAGAACGGAGCCGCTGTGCGTCGTACCGCATTCCTTGTGATCGTCACCGCCCTCGTCCTGGGGGTCCTCGCGCCCTCGGCCGACCGACGGGCCGAGGCCGCCCCGGCGGCCTTCGTCCATCCCGGAGTCACCGTCTCCCGGAGCCAGTTGGACTTCGCCCGCACCAAGGTCGACGCCGGGGCCCAGCCCTGGAAGGGCGCGTTCGACCGGATGCTGGCGAGCAGATACGCCGATCTGAACCGCCCGCCCAGGCCGCGCGCGACCGTCGAGTGCGGCTCGTACTCGAACCCGGACAACGGCTGCACGGACGAGCGTGAGGACGCCCTCGCCGCGTACGCCGACGCGCTCGCCTGGTACGTCACCCGGGACGAGCGGTACGCCAGGAAGGCCATCGAGCTGATGGACGCCTGGTCCGCCGTGATCAAGGACCACACCAACAGCAACGCGCCCCTGCAGACCGGCTGGGCCGGCTCCTCCTGGCCCAGGGCCGCCGAGATCATCCGGTACACGTACCCCGGCAGCTGGGCGAACTCGGGCCGCTTCGCGACCATGCTCCGGAACGTCTACCTGCCCGAGGTCGTCAACGGCTCGCACTCCAACGGCAACTGGGAGTTGTCGATGATGGAGGCCGCCGTCGGCATCTCCGTCTTCCTGGAGGACAAGGCGTCGTACGACAAGGCCATGGCGAAGTTCCGCACCCGTACGGCCGCCTTCGTCTATCTCGCCTCCGACGGGGAGCTGCCGAAGACCGTGCCGAGTCAGAACCTGGACACCCGGGACAAGGTCGTCAGGTACTGGCAGGGGCAGTCCACCTTCGTCACCGGGCTCACCCAGGAGACCTGCCGCGACCTCACGCACACCGGGTACGGCATCTCCGCCATCTCCCATGTCGCCGAGACCGGCCGGATCCAGGGGCAGGACCTCTACGGCACCGATGTCGGTGAGCGGCTGCGGCAGGCGCTCGGTTTCCAGGCCAGGTACGAACTGGGCGCGGCCGTGCCGAGCTGGCTGTGCGGCGGCTCGCTGCACCTCGGGCTCGGTCCCGTCACCGAGGTCGGTCACAATGCCCTGAGCCATCGACTTGGCATGCCCATGACGAACAACCGGGCGCTGACCGAGCGCAACCGTCCGGCCGGCAGCAACAACCTCTTCGTGGCCTGGGAGACCCTCACCCACGGGGGCAACCCGAACTGA
- a CDS encoding PaaI family thioesterase codes for MSRTSAAVEPPADAVRPVRHPDAPAPGELLGAHYGQCFGCGGEQPHGLHLQTRAGEGVRVTAEFTVRPAHQGAPGLAHGGVLATALDETLGSLNWLLRTIAVTGRLETDFVRPVPVDTVLYLEAEVTAVAGRKIYSTATGRIGGPDGPVAVRAEALFVEVKVDHFIENGRPEEIRAAMDDPDQARRARAFEVNP; via the coding sequence GTGAGTCGTACTTCCGCCGCTGTAGAGCCGCCCGCAGACGCCGTGAGACCGGTGCGTCATCCTGACGCTCCCGCGCCCGGTGAGCTGCTCGGCGCGCACTACGGTCAGTGTTTCGGCTGTGGTGGCGAGCAGCCTCATGGGCTGCACCTCCAGACGCGGGCCGGCGAGGGGGTGAGGGTCACCGCCGAGTTCACCGTGCGGCCCGCCCACCAGGGTGCGCCGGGCCTCGCGCACGGCGGGGTGCTGGCGACCGCGCTCGACGAGACCCTCGGCTCGCTGAACTGGCTGCTGCGGACGATCGCGGTGACCGGACGGCTGGAGACGGACTTCGTGCGGCCCGTTCCGGTGGACACCGTGCTGTACCTGGAGGCCGAGGTGACGGCCGTGGCGGGGCGGAAGATCTACTCCACCGCCACCGGCCGGATCGGCGGCCCCGACGGGCCCGTCGCCGTCCGTGCCGAGGCGCTCTTCGTCGAGGTGAAGGTCGACCACTTCATCGAGAACGGCCGCCCGGAGGAGATCCGGGCCGCCATGGACGACCCGGACCAGGCCCGGCGGGCCCGTGCCTTCGAGGTGAACCCGTGA
- a CDS encoding response regulator, which produces MLSPTGATPRTPTRVLVVDDEPQIVRALVINLRARAYEVDAAYDGATALGLAAARHPDVVVLDLGLPDMDGVEVIRGLRGWTRVPILVLSARHSSDEKVEALDAGADDYVTKPFGMDELLARLRAAVRRAEPTGGGEDEGLVETDEFTVDLAAKKVRRHGKDVRLTPTEWHLLEVLVRNTGRLVSQKQLLREVWGPSYGTETNYLRVYMAQLRRKLEADPSHPAHFVTEPGMGYRFER; this is translated from the coding sequence ATGCTGAGCCCGACCGGGGCGACCCCCCGGACCCCCACGAGGGTGCTGGTGGTCGACGACGAGCCGCAGATCGTGCGCGCCCTCGTGATCAACCTCAGGGCGCGCGCGTACGAGGTCGACGCGGCGTACGACGGCGCCACCGCCCTCGGACTGGCCGCCGCCCGCCACCCGGACGTGGTGGTGCTCGACCTGGGCCTGCCCGACATGGACGGTGTCGAGGTGATCCGGGGCCTGCGCGGCTGGACCCGGGTGCCGATCCTGGTGCTGTCCGCCCGGCACTCCTCCGACGAGAAGGTCGAGGCGCTGGACGCGGGCGCCGACGACTACGTCACCAAGCCGTTCGGCATGGACGAGCTGCTGGCCCGGCTGCGCGCCGCGGTCCGCCGCGCCGAGCCCACCGGTGGCGGCGAGGACGAGGGGCTGGTGGAGACCGACGAGTTCACCGTCGACCTCGCCGCGAAGAAGGTCCGGCGGCACGGCAAGGACGTACGGCTGACGCCCACGGAGTGGCATCTGCTGGAGGTGCTGGTGCGCAACACCGGCCGGCTGGTCAGCCAGAAGCAGCTGTTGCGGGAGGTGTGGGGGCCGTCGTACGGGACGGAGACGAACTACCTGCGGGTCTACATGGCCCAGCTGCGCCGGAAGCTGGAGGCGGACCCCTCGCACCCCGCGCACTTCGTCACCGAACCGGGGATGGGGTACCGGTTCGAGCGCTAG
- the dut gene encoding dUTP diphosphatase yields MSRDPLNVLIRRVDPDVPLPAYAHPGDAGADLRTTESRVLEPGERAVLPTGVSVALPEGYAAFVHPRSGLAARCGVALVNAPGTVDAGYRGEIKVIVVNLDPRESVRFERFDRIAQLVVQQVEKVRFQEVAELPDSARAEGGFGSTGGHASVDDGGGTSGHAAAGGATGGNRYASVVSDREGQ; encoded by the coding sequence GTGAGCCGTGACCCCCTGAACGTGCTGATCCGGCGCGTCGATCCGGACGTACCGCTTCCGGCGTACGCGCATCCCGGTGACGCGGGCGCCGATCTGCGCACCACCGAGAGCCGCGTGCTGGAGCCGGGCGAGCGGGCCGTGTTGCCCACGGGAGTGTCTGTGGCGCTCCCGGAGGGGTACGCGGCCTTCGTGCACCCGCGTTCCGGTCTCGCCGCCCGCTGCGGTGTCGCTCTCGTGAATGCCCCCGGGACGGTTGATGCCGGGTACCGTGGGGAGATCAAGGTGATCGTGGTGAATCTCGACCCGCGCGAGTCCGTGCGGTTCGAGCGCTTCGACCGGATTGCCCAACTGGTCGTCCAGCAGGTCGAGAAGGTCCGCTTCCAGGAGGTCGCGGAGCTTCCCGACTCGGCGCGGGCCGAGGGGGGCTTCGGGTCCACCGGCGGCCATGCCTCCGTGGACGACGGGGGCGGCACAAGCGGTCATGCCGCCGCGGGCGGCGCGACGGGTGGGAATCGATACGCTTCGGTCGTATCCGACCGGGAAGGACAGTGA
- a CDS encoding TrkA family potassium uptake protein: protein MRVAIAGAGAVGRSIAGELLENGHEVLLIDKAPTAISVERVPQAEWLLADACEITSLDEAALQRCNVAIAATGDDKVNLVVSLLAKTEYGVPRVVARVNNPKNEWLFNESWGVDVAVSTPRLMSALVEEAVSVGDLVRLLRFSHGDANLVELTLPEESALAGTQVGDVEWPEDTSLVTIIRGTRVLTPTRDDSLEAGDELLFVAAQAREEQLEDLLSVRREEAPG from the coding sequence ATGAGGGTCGCCATTGCCGGTGCCGGTGCGGTGGGCCGCTCGATCGCGGGCGAACTGCTGGAGAACGGCCACGAGGTCCTGCTCATCGACAAGGCGCCGACCGCCATCTCGGTCGAGCGGGTGCCGCAGGCGGAGTGGCTGCTCGCCGACGCCTGCGAGATCACGTCCCTGGACGAGGCGGCGCTCCAGCGCTGCAACGTCGCGATCGCCGCGACCGGCGACGACAAGGTCAACCTGGTCGTCTCCCTGCTGGCGAAGACGGAGTACGGCGTCCCGCGGGTCGTCGCCCGGGTGAACAACCCGAAGAACGAGTGGCTGTTCAACGAGTCCTGGGGCGTGGACGTGGCCGTCTCGACGCCGCGCCTGATGTCCGCCCTGGTCGAGGAGGCGGTCAGCGTCGGCGACCTGGTGCGCCTGCTCCGTTTCAGCCACGGTGACGCGAACCTGGTCGAACTGACCCTGCCCGAGGAGTCGGCCCTGGCCGGCACGCAGGTGGGCGACGTGGAGTGGCCGGAGGACACGTCGCTGGTGACGATCATCCGTGGCACCCGCGTCCTGACGCCGACCCGGGACGACTCGCTGGAGGCGGGCGACGAGCTGCTCTTCGTGGCCGCTCAGGCCCGGGAGGAGCAACTGGAGGACCTGCTGTCGGTGCGGCGGGAGGAAGCGCCGGGCTGA